The Streptomyces sp. NBC_01244 genome has a segment encoding these proteins:
- a CDS encoding XRE family transcriptional regulator: MGEESPPGREQTMAQRLDFLIRTLHPPGRGPYTYLEIADGTKQLPGPSVSHGTVQTIHKGVNTNPGIDSIRALAGFFGVSTGYLADGENSTAVEKRLEERIARLHEETRRAAAADEFAQVLEDENVQAAAFRLGGLSAGSLKSVTALIKHLRKTEGLPDVKPGRGRRTKS; the protein is encoded by the coding sequence ATGGGCGAAGAGAGCCCGCCCGGCCGCGAGCAGACGATGGCCCAGCGCCTCGACTTCCTGATCCGGACCCTGCACCCGCCCGGCCGCGGGCCGTACACCTACCTGGAGATCGCTGACGGCACCAAGCAGCTGCCCGGCCCCTCCGTGTCCCACGGCACTGTGCAGACCATCCACAAGGGCGTCAACACCAACCCCGGCATCGACTCGATCCGCGCCCTCGCCGGCTTCTTCGGAGTCAGCACCGGCTATCTGGCCGACGGAGAGAACTCCACCGCGGTCGAGAAGAGGCTGGAGGAGCGTATCGCCCGTCTGCACGAGGAGACCCGCAGGGCCGCCGCAGCCGACGAGTTCGCCCAGGTCCTGGAAGACGAGAACGTCCAGGCCGCCGCGTTCCGCCTCGGCGGCCTCTCGGCCGGATCCCTCAAGTCGGTCACCGCGCTGATCAAGCACCTCCGCAAAACCGAAGGCCTGCCGGACGTCAAGCCCGGCCGGGGCCGACGCACCAAGAGCTGA
- a CDS encoding MAB_1171c family putative transporter: protein MQAVEVGVLAMLWTVTIWRAPSAFRTPKQRALWLSFAALAVAITLRVPAVMHSLDDWFHVNSLSTLIKHWAGIVAAGAVVEFVAAISRPDHHRGFRPRHYTALATMGLLAVLFQFVPREHEVDDFFLEHAGSSWATAYYSAFLSYLGFAMAASARLYWTSVRHATSRFLRFGLRLMAIGSTSGALYATTRVLYLLGRLLGVTPVTTDALADTLTDLLKYLSISLILIGSSVPALGVACRTIRDWRRLRSLQPLWRDLTTSTPEIVLKGTLLRGPRLRLHRCVIEIRDAGLALAPYTSDAIREAAFRTADAAGYDHQSSPAAEALRLRAAREAKATGLPPVAEVPEAGAQGLQDSDFDAEVDRLLQLARVYHSPMADEFVARQADSEV from the coding sequence GTGCAAGCCGTAGAGGTCGGCGTGCTCGCCATGCTCTGGACCGTCACGATCTGGCGCGCGCCCTCCGCCTTCCGCACCCCCAAACAGCGGGCCCTGTGGCTGTCCTTCGCCGCCTTGGCCGTCGCCATCACCCTGCGCGTGCCTGCCGTCATGCACAGTCTCGACGACTGGTTCCACGTCAACAGCCTCTCCACCCTCATCAAGCACTGGGCGGGCATCGTCGCGGCCGGCGCCGTCGTCGAGTTCGTCGCCGCCATCTCCCGCCCAGACCACCACCGAGGGTTCCGCCCCCGCCATTACACCGCCCTCGCCACGATGGGGCTCCTCGCAGTGCTCTTCCAGTTCGTCCCCCGCGAACACGAGGTCGACGACTTCTTCCTGGAACACGCCGGCAGCAGCTGGGCCACCGCCTACTACAGCGCCTTCCTCTCCTACCTCGGCTTCGCGATGGCCGCTTCCGCCCGGCTCTACTGGACCAGCGTCCGCCACGCCACCAGTCGCTTCCTGCGCTTCGGCCTGCGCCTAATGGCCATCGGCAGCACCTCCGGAGCCCTCTACGCCACCACGCGCGTCCTCTACCTCCTCGGCCGCCTCCTTGGGGTCACCCCCGTCACCACCGATGCGCTCGCCGACACCCTCACCGATCTCCTCAAGTACCTCTCCATCAGCCTCATCCTGATCGGCAGCAGCGTCCCTGCGCTCGGGGTCGCCTGCCGGACGATCAGGGACTGGCGCCGCCTCCGAAGCCTTCAGCCTCTCTGGCGCGACCTCACCACCTCCACCCCGGAGATCGTCCTCAAGGGCACACTTCTCCGCGGCCCCCGCCTTCGGCTCCATCGCTGCGTCATCGAGATCAGGGACGCAGGCCTCGCCCTCGCGCCCTACACCAGCGACGCGATCCGCGAAGCCGCATTCCGTACTGCGGACGCCGCCGGATACGACCACCAGAGCAGCCCTGCGGCGGAAGCCCTCCGGCTGCGCGCCGCCCGGGAGGCCAAGGCAACCGGTCTGCCGCCGGTCGCGGAGGTCCCGGAGGCTGGAGCCCAAGGCCTCCAGGACTCGGACTTCGACGCGGAGGTCGACCGACTCCTCCAGCTCGCGAGGGTGTACCACTCCCCCATGGCTGACGAGTTCGTTGCCAGACAGGCCGACAGCGAGGTCTAG